From Bacillus pumilus, one genomic window encodes:
- the comER gene encoding late competence protein ComER: protein MNIGIIGTGNMGTILTEAFIESKAVNPSSITITNRTIEKAFNIKKNHPELEVTKQLTGAVMNKDFIFVCVKPLDIYPLLKELSPLLTEQQTIVIITSPVHPEQLQDIVPCQTARLIPSITNRALSGASLLTFGSSCSVATKTALRQLASCISTPIEIHHSITRAASDIVSCGPAFISFLVQKMIEAAVEETDISKEEATTLSEDMLVGLGRLIEKRVYTLPTLQDKVCVKGGVTGEGIKALEAGVQDMFHRLFQNTHEKFDEDLEAVAHQYPPSVFTDDRRN, encoded by the coding sequence TTGAATATCGGGATAATCGGTACAGGAAACATGGGTACCATACTTACTGAGGCATTTATTGAATCAAAGGCAGTCAATCCCTCATCCATCACCATCACAAACCGGACCATAGAAAAAGCGTTCAATATAAAAAAGAACCACCCAGAGCTTGAAGTAACGAAACAGCTTACAGGAGCTGTCATGAATAAGGATTTCATCTTTGTTTGTGTCAAGCCGCTTGATATTTATCCACTTTTAAAAGAGCTGAGCCCTCTTTTAACAGAACAGCAAACCATTGTCATCATTACAAGTCCGGTTCACCCTGAACAGCTTCAGGATATCGTTCCTTGTCAAACAGCCAGGCTGATTCCAAGCATTACGAACCGTGCTTTATCAGGAGCGTCACTTTTAACATTTGGATCGTCATGCAGTGTCGCGACGAAAACAGCGTTAAGACAGTTAGCTTCCTGCATTTCAACACCCATTGAGATTCATCATTCGATTACAAGAGCGGCGTCAGATATCGTCAGCTGCGGTCCTGCCTTTATCAGCTTTCTCGTTCAGAAAATGATTGAAGCAGCTGTCGAAGAAACAGATATTTCTAAAGAAGAAGCCACCACCTTATCAGAAGATATGCTTGTAGGACTTGGCCGTTTGATTGAAAAAAGAGTCTATACCCTTCCGACACTGCAAGACAAAGTGTGTGTTAAAGGCGGCGTCACTGGTGAAGGGATTAAAGCACTTGAAGCAGGTGTTCAAGATATGTTTCACCGCCTCTTTCAAAACACCCATGAAAAATTCGATGAAGACCTTGAAGCGGTTGCGCATCAATACCCGCCAAGTGTGTTTACTGATGATCGCAGAAATTAA
- the yqeK gene encoding bis(5'-nucleosyl)-tetraphosphatase (symmetrical) YqeK translates to MNREEALNCVKEQLTEHRYTHTLGVMSAAISLAERFGADVKKAEIAAIFHDYAKFRPKEEMKGIIQKEQMNPLLLEYSPELWHAPVGAYLVKKEAGIDDQDILTAIEFHTSGRPNMTLLEKVIYVADYIEPGRHFPGVEEVRELAEHYLDSALVQSLKNTISFLLKKNQPVFPDTLATYNSLVHKNN, encoded by the coding sequence ATGAATCGTGAAGAAGCATTGAACTGTGTCAAAGAGCAGTTAACAGAGCATAGATATACACATACACTCGGGGTCATGAGTGCAGCCATTTCATTAGCGGAACGGTTCGGTGCAGATGTGAAAAAAGCAGAGATCGCCGCTATTTTTCATGATTATGCGAAATTTAGACCAAAGGAAGAAATGAAGGGAATTATCCAGAAGGAACAGATGAACCCTCTATTGCTTGAATATTCGCCTGAGCTTTGGCATGCCCCAGTTGGTGCTTATCTGGTTAAAAAGGAAGCAGGCATTGACGATCAAGACATTTTAACTGCCATTGAATTTCATACATCAGGCAGGCCAAACATGACATTACTTGAAAAGGTCATTTATGTCGCTGATTATATCGAACCAGGACGTCATTTCCCTGGTGTTGAAGAAGTAAGAGAGTTAGCAGAGCATTATTTGGATAGCGCGTTGGTTCAGTCACTAAAAAACACCATCAGCTTCTTATTGAAAAAGAATCAGCCAGTCTTTCCAGATACATTGGCTACTTACAACTCGCTTGTGCATAAGAACAATTAA
- the rsfS gene encoding ribosome silencing factor — protein sequence MDSSSILNVAAGACDDKRAEDIIALNMQGISLVADYFLICHGNSDKQVQAIAREVKHLAEESGIEVKKMEGFDEARWVLIDLGDVIAHVFHKEERGYYNLEKLWGDAPRETLSLGINS from the coding sequence ATGGATTCATCATCAATTTTAAACGTCGCGGCAGGAGCATGCGATGATAAACGGGCTGAGGATATTATTGCCCTTAATATGCAAGGAATCTCACTTGTTGCCGATTATTTTCTCATTTGTCACGGGAACTCTGATAAGCAAGTGCAGGCCATTGCAAGAGAAGTAAAACATCTTGCAGAGGAAAGTGGAATCGAAGTGAAGAAGATGGAAGGCTTTGATGAAGCAAGATGGGTATTGATTGATCTTGGTGATGTCATTGCTCATGTGTTCCACAAAGAAGAAAGAGGATACTACAACCTAGAGAAGCTATGGGGAGATGCGCCGAGAGAAACGCTTTCACTTGGCATTAACTCATGA
- a CDS encoding class I SAM-dependent DNA methyltransferase: MIYQGFAGVYDELMTHAPYDEWVQWIQQNIKPNAAIIDVGCGTGEISLRLAEKGHTVTGIDLSEEMLVFAQQKAQAKKQSIQFLHQDMRELTGFEQVFQAAVICCDSLNYLKNENDVKKTFKNMFQLLEADGVLLFDVHTPYKMEEVFPGSTYADQDEEISYIWQSDKGDDMYSVIHDLSFFVKDGDVYQRYDETHEQRTFPFETYAAFLESAGFEQIEVTADFTNEVPGEFAERYFISAKKPKTIV; encoded by the coding sequence ATGATTTATCAAGGGTTTGCAGGTGTGTATGACGAGCTCATGACACATGCACCTTATGATGAATGGGTTCAGTGGATCCAGCAGAATATCAAACCGAATGCTGCCATTATTGATGTTGGCTGTGGGACTGGAGAAATTTCTCTTCGGTTAGCTGAAAAGGGCCACACAGTCACAGGAATTGACCTCAGTGAAGAAATGCTGGTCTTCGCGCAGCAAAAAGCACAGGCGAAAAAGCAGTCCATTCAATTTTTACATCAAGATATGAGAGAGCTTACGGGTTTTGAGCAAGTCTTTCAAGCAGCGGTTATTTGCTGTGATTCCTTGAATTACTTAAAAAACGAAAATGACGTCAAAAAAACCTTTAAAAACATGTTTCAGCTTTTAGAGGCAGATGGGGTTTTACTCTTTGATGTTCATACACCTTATAAAATGGAAGAGGTATTCCCAGGTTCGACTTATGCCGATCAAGATGAAGAGATCAGCTATATTTGGCAGAGTGATAAAGGGGATGACATGTATTCGGTCATTCACGATTTAAGCTTTTTTGTAAAGGACGGAGACGTGTATCAGCGTTATGATGAGACACATGAACAGCGTACATTTCCATTTGAGACATATGCGGCGTTCCTTGAGTCCGCTGGCTTTGAACAGATAGAAGTGACCGCTGATTTTACAAATGAAGTCCCTGGGGAATTCGCCGAAAGATATTTCATTTCAGCTAAGAAACCAAAAACCATCGTTTAA
- a CDS encoding nicotinate-nucleotide adenylyltransferase has translation MKKIGLFGGTFDPPHNGHLLMANEVRFQVGLDEMWFIPNHKPPHKTDRKRADSRHRVKMVEAAIQSNPYFRLELIEMEREGPSYTVDTVELLKKRHPEDEFFFMIGADMVEYLPKWHRIDDLLQMITFIGMKRPGYAGSTAYPLLFADVPAFDVSSTLIRQRIKQEKPVDYLIPKAVERYIKEHHLYES, from the coding sequence ATGAAAAAAATAGGGTTGTTCGGCGGTACGTTTGATCCTCCTCATAATGGTCATTTGCTGATGGCGAATGAAGTGCGTTTTCAAGTGGGGCTTGATGAAATGTGGTTTATCCCAAATCACAAGCCCCCTCATAAAACAGACCGGAAACGAGCAGATAGTCGTCACCGGGTGAAAATGGTGGAAGCGGCGATCCAGTCAAATCCATATTTTCGGCTGGAGCTCATTGAAATGGAGCGAGAGGGTCCATCTTATACAGTGGATACGGTGGAGCTTTTAAAGAAGCGTCATCCTGAAGATGAGTTCTTTTTTATGATTGGAGCGGACATGGTCGAGTATTTGCCAAAATGGCATCGGATTGATGATTTGCTTCAGATGATCACCTTTATTGGGATGAAAAGACCGGGTTATGCCGGAAGTACGGCATATCCTCTTTTATTTGCAGATGTTCCAGCTTTTGATGTATCATCGACATTGATTAGGCAGCGAATAAAGCAGGAAAAACCTGTCGATTATTTGATACCGAAAGCTGTTGAGCGTTATATAAAGGAGCATCATTTATATGAATCGTGA
- the yhbY gene encoding ribosome assembly RNA-binding protein YhbY produces MLKGKQKRFLRAKAHHLSPIFQVGKGGVNDNMIKQISEALEVRELLKVSVLQNCDEDKTEVAKALVKGAKAELVQTIGNVIVLYKESKENKQIKLP; encoded by the coding sequence ATGTTAAAAGGGAAACAAAAACGTTTTTTACGTGCAAAAGCACATCATTTATCACCTATTTTTCAAGTAGGAAAAGGCGGGGTAAATGACAATATGATCAAGCAAATTTCCGAGGCGCTTGAAGTAAGAGAACTGTTAAAGGTCAGCGTATTACAAAACTGCGATGAGGACAAAACGGAAGTTGCGAAAGCACTTGTAAAAGGTGCAAAAGCTGAACTTGTTCAAACGATCGGAAATGTGATTGTCCTTTATAAAGAATCGAAGGAAAATAAACAAATTAAGCTGCCGTAA